From a single Prionailurus bengalensis isolate Pbe53 chromosome A1, Fcat_Pben_1.1_paternal_pri, whole genome shotgun sequence genomic region:
- the LOC122488306 gene encoding 60S ribosomal protein L30-like translates to MVATKKMKKSLESINSRLQLVMKSGKYVLGYKQTLKMIRHGKAKLVILTNNCPALRKSEIEYYAMLAKTGVRHYSGNNIELGTACGKYYRVCTLAIIDPGDSDIIRSMPEQTGEK, encoded by the coding sequence ATGGTGGccacaaagaagatgaaaaagtcgCTGGAGTCCATCAACTCTAGGCTCCAACTCGTTATGAAAAGTGGGAAGTACGTGTTGGGGTACAAGCAGACTCTGAAAATGATCAGACATGGCAAAGCGAAACTGgtcatcctcaccaacaactgCCCAGCCTTGAGGAAGTCTGAAATAGAATACTATGCTATGTTGGCCAAAACTGGTGTCCGTCACTACAGCGGCAATAATATTGAATTGGGCACAGCGTGTGGGAAATACTACAGAGTGTGCACACTGGCTATTATtgatccaggtgattctgatatcaTTCGAAGCATGCCAGAACAGACTGGTGAAAAGTAA